The following are from one region of the Prevotella communis genome:
- a CDS encoding RNA polymerase sigma factor: MTKKEFENIYRQHYAKMYCLAKTMLYDADESKDVVSEIFTRLLRDGDRPQKDRMEGYLMTAVRNRCRDVLSHKSIRERVEGLFLQESMQGHIIAMNDDDRLERLMQFIEAELPPLSQQIFRLRFLSEMSYEEVAQAAGVSKVTVYNHLSQSVQRIKEYFQKETAKR, translated from the coding sequence ATGACGAAAAAAGAATTTGAAAACATATACCGTCAGCATTATGCCAAGATGTACTGTCTGGCAAAGACGATGCTCTATGATGCGGACGAAAGCAAGGACGTGGTGAGTGAAATCTTCACCCGACTGTTACGGGATGGTGACAGGCCACAGAAGGACAGGATGGAGGGCTACCTGATGACTGCCGTACGTAACCGCTGTCGCGACGTGCTCAGCCACAAGTCGATACGGGAACGAGTAGAAGGGCTCTTCTTGCAGGAGTCGATGCAGGGCCATATCATCGCTATGAATGATGACGACCGTCTGGAACGACTGATGCAATTCATTGAAGCGGAACTGCCACCGCTCAGCCAGCAGATCTTCCGACTACGGTTCCTCAGCGAGATGAGTTATGAGGAAGTGGCACAGGCCGCAGGCGTGAGCAAAGTGACGGTTTACAACCATCTGTCACAGTCGGTACAGCGAATCAAGGAGTATTTTCAGAAAGAAACAGCAAAACGATAA
- a CDS encoding outer membrane beta-barrel family protein, with product MNKIISMLVCYLVFTGMQAQKITREYNNVSLSEALRQLNEQTDEYTISFLYNELEDFRITTSVHRKTVPDAIRQMIGFYPIRMTVEPGIANPSQQEIIVECPQKTALRYKGTVIDEQGQPVAYANIALLSPQDSTLITGGVSNESGLFVIPCEQQPVLARISFVGYKTKFVMFDSRNARNIRLKPETIMLNGVKVTGDRIFSKAENGHLTYNMPILLEVYPADNAYEALTRIPGVIDTGENLTFCGQAVTLIINGKATTLSADKVVERLKSMPAAMLAKAEVMPSAPAKYHVRGMAINIVTKDFAGTNQFSGQLKGGWQQNKYGTGYAGGSFIYNHNKLGLDMSYTFTDGANYGQVEHEANHPLGDKRIAYEDKTRNRSDGIDHEYRIGMDYAIADDHRLCLAYTGQWNSTRSTNTTTGTAQSTQHSREHTYLHNVDVNYAAPFGLQLGVSYTNYQEPRTQSLEGELYDINRNLLVDSRQKVSKWLFTADQTHALPNDWELNYGAKAQFTNNNSYQTTLDQNQQPMPDATSSVDYDERILNAYARLSKQIGKSLSLDASLTMEQYHATKWNEWRVYPQFNAMWNINPKNMLNLSFSSEAVYPSYWSTMSSIYYASAYTEIWGNPDLKPMSKYEVNLMWQLNHKYTFTAFAEFEPDYFVQLPYQTSDRMAVIMKETNFDYSNYYGLQASAQFHVGQWLNGTVNATGLYRHDKSSNFFDLPFDRTRLSAILGGTAVAKLSQRHSIQFILNPFFQSKAIQGVYDISPLFYLNASLRWTSDNGKWSVIAKSNNIFNCYANTRSTVANQDYAMRVWMNYASASLTAIYRIGNFKEKKKKEVDTSRMGY from the coding sequence ATGAATAAAATCATATCTATGCTTGTCTGCTACCTCGTCTTTACCGGAATGCAGGCCCAAAAGATTACGCGCGAATACAACAACGTGTCGCTCAGCGAGGCCCTGCGCCAACTGAACGAGCAGACCGATGAATACACCATCAGTTTCCTATACAATGAACTGGAGGACTTCCGCATCACCACTTCGGTACACCGCAAGACCGTGCCCGATGCCATCCGCCAGATGATAGGCTTCTATCCCATCCGCATGACCGTTGAGCCGGGGATAGCCAATCCCAGCCAACAGGAAATCATCGTCGAGTGTCCGCAGAAGACAGCCCTCCGCTACAAGGGCACCGTCATCGACGAGCAAGGCCAGCCCGTAGCCTACGCCAACATCGCCCTGCTCTCGCCTCAGGACTCCACGCTGATTACCGGTGGCGTGTCGAACGAGAGCGGTCTCTTCGTCATTCCCTGTGAGCAGCAGCCCGTCCTTGCCCGCATATCATTCGTAGGATATAAAACAAAATTCGTCATGTTTGATTCACGAAATGCCAGAAATATTCGCCTCAAGCCTGAGACTATTATGCTGAATGGTGTGAAGGTGACGGGCGATCGTATTTTCTCAAAGGCAGAAAACGGACATCTGACCTACAACATGCCGATACTCCTTGAAGTCTATCCTGCCGATAACGCCTACGAGGCTCTTACACGTATTCCTGGCGTGATTGACACGGGCGAAAACCTTACGTTTTGCGGACAAGCCGTGACGCTCATCATCAACGGCAAGGCGACGACGCTCAGTGCCGACAAAGTGGTGGAGCGATTGAAATCTATGCCCGCCGCCATGCTGGCCAAGGCCGAGGTAATGCCGTCGGCTCCTGCGAAATATCATGTGCGAGGCATGGCAATCAATATTGTCACAAAGGACTTCGCAGGAACGAACCAATTCTCAGGCCAACTGAAGGGAGGCTGGCAGCAGAATAAATACGGCACAGGCTATGCGGGCGGCAGTTTTATCTACAACCATAACAAACTTGGACTGGATATGTCGTACACGTTCACCGATGGGGCAAATTACGGACAGGTGGAGCACGAAGCCAACCATCCGTTGGGCGACAAGCGCATTGCTTACGAAGACAAGACACGCAACCGCAGCGACGGCATCGATCATGAGTACCGCATTGGCATGGACTATGCCATCGCTGACGACCATCGCCTATGCCTGGCCTATACGGGACAGTGGAACTCCACCCGCTCCACCAACACCACGACAGGTACGGCCCAGTCCACGCAACATTCCCGTGAGCACACATACCTGCACAACGTCGATGTCAACTATGCGGCTCCGTTCGGTCTGCAACTTGGCGTTTCGTACACCAACTATCAGGAGCCTCGTACGCAAAGCCTTGAGGGCGAACTGTACGACATCAACCGAAACCTGTTAGTCGATAGTCGCCAGAAAGTCAGCAAGTGGCTCTTCACCGCCGACCAGACCCACGCGCTGCCCAATGACTGGGAACTGAACTACGGGGCAAAGGCGCAGTTCACGAACAATAACAGCTATCAGACCACCCTCGACCAGAACCAGCAGCCCATGCCCGACGCCACCAGCAGCGTTGATTACGACGAGCGCATCCTGAATGCCTACGCCAGACTGAGCAAGCAGATAGGCAAGTCGCTGAGCCTCGACGCCTCGCTGACGATGGAGCAATACCATGCCACCAAGTGGAACGAGTGGCGCGTCTATCCGCAGTTCAACGCCATGTGGAACATCAACCCGAAGAATATGCTCAATCTCTCGTTCAGCAGCGAGGCCGTCTATCCCTCCTACTGGAGCACCATGAGCAGCATCTACTACGCCTCGGCCTATACAGAGATATGGGGCAATCCCGACCTGAAGCCCATGTCGAAATATGAGGTGAACCTCATGTGGCAATTGAACCACAAGTACACGTTCACTGCCTTTGCCGAGTTTGAGCCTGACTACTTCGTGCAGCTCCCCTATCAGACCTCCGACCGAATGGCCGTCATCATGAAGGAGACCAACTTCGACTACTCCAACTACTACGGTCTGCAAGCCTCGGCGCAGTTCCATGTCGGCCAGTGGCTCAACGGTACCGTCAATGCCACGGGCCTCTACCGTCACGACAAGAGCAGCAACTTCTTCGACCTGCCCTTCGACCGCACCCGCCTCTCGGCCATCCTCGGAGGAACAGCGGTGGCCAAACTGTCCCAGCGGCATAGCATCCAGTTCATCCTCAATCCGTTCTTCCAGTCTAAGGCCATCCAAGGCGTCTACGACATCAGTCCGCTGTTCTATCTGAATGCCTCGCTGCGCTGGACCTCCGACAACGGCAAGTGGAGTGTCATAGCCAAATCCAACAACATCTTCAACTGCTACGCCAACACCCGTTCCACCGTCGCCAACCAGGACTACGCCATGCGTGTCTGGATGAACTACGCCAGTGCCTCGCTCACCGCAATCTACCGCATCGGCAACTTCAAGGAGAAGAAAAAGAAGGAGGTGGACACCTCGCGAATGGGTTATTAA
- a CDS encoding AI-2E family transporter, producing MYDKPITFDKFVRWMGYGLLILAIIILVNYLGSVLLPFAAAWLLAYLLYPMVKFVQYKLHVPGRVLSIVVTLIVVIAILTGIAWLIIPPMIEQFERLSELVTAYIQTTAKIDSIPDAISQWTQEHRRDLETYMRSENFTEGIKDALPQMFSVVGKTASILISIAASLITLLYMFFILMDYEYLTENWIKIFPKKSRPFWSVLAKDAERELSNYIRGQGLVAFIMGVLFCIGFTIIDFPMAIGLGILIGILDLVPYLHTFALIPTALLALLKAADTGQNFWIVFAMAVAVFAVVQVIIDLIVTPYVMGKAMRLNPAILLLSLSVWGALLGFIGLIIALPATTLLIAYYQRYITRENEENITESEKSSE from the coding sequence ATGTACGATAAACCTATCACCTTCGACAAGTTTGTACGCTGGATGGGCTATGGCCTGCTAATCCTGGCTATCATCATCCTGGTCAATTACCTTGGTAGCGTACTGCTACCTTTTGCGGCGGCATGGCTATTAGCCTACCTGCTCTACCCCATGGTAAAGTTCGTGCAATACAAGCTTCATGTGCCTGGACGTGTTTTAAGTATTGTCGTCACTTTGATAGTTGTCATCGCCATCCTTACAGGCATCGCATGGCTTATCATCCCACCCATGATTGAGCAGTTTGAAAGACTCAGCGAGCTCGTTACCGCCTACATACAGACCACGGCAAAGATCGACAGCATCCCTGATGCCATCAGCCAATGGACACAGGAGCATCGCAGGGATTTGGAGACCTACATGCGAAGTGAGAACTTCACAGAGGGCATCAAAGACGCCCTACCCCAGATGTTCAGCGTGGTAGGCAAAACTGCAAGTATCCTTATCAGTATTGCGGCATCACTCATTACCCTGCTGTATATGTTCTTCATTCTCATGGACTACGAGTACCTGACGGAGAACTGGATCAAGATATTTCCCAAGAAGAGTCGTCCGTTCTGGAGCGTACTGGCCAAGGATGCCGAGCGTGAACTGAGCAACTATATCCGCGGACAAGGCCTGGTGGCCTTCATCATGGGTGTACTGTTCTGCATAGGCTTTACCATTATCGATTTCCCCATGGCCATTGGCCTGGGAATCCTTATCGGTATCCTCGATCTGGTACCCTACCTGCACACCTTCGCATTGATTCCTACAGCCCTGCTGGCCCTTCTGAAGGCAGCCGATACAGGACAGAATTTCTGGATTGTCTTTGCCATGGCAGTAGCCGTCTTTGCCGTCGTCCAGGTGATTATCGACCTCATCGTAACCCCCTACGTCATGGGCAAGGCCATGCGCCTCAACCCTGCCATCCTGCTGCTGTCGCTATCCGTATGGGGTGCCCTGCTTGGCTTTATCGGGCTCATCATAGCCTTGCCAGCCACCACCCTGTTGATAGCTTATTATCAGCGCTATATCACCCGTGAAAACGAGGAAAATATCACTGAATCAGAAAAATCATCCGAATAA
- a CDS encoding DUF4974 domain-containing protein, translating to MEQQDRIDQLVAENQELLALTKQAFVKREVEKESVPVDEEWEKFAAEHADELEALEKDEPHTATIKKLMGILPYKVAASIIGILFTAGVAFAAILIVRMVSHPKPQTMQAEQTISAKPTSVLPTDTIKTDTTTTTMPIVFDNVSLDKMMPQIAAYYNKEVEFQNEDARQFRFYFVWKQEETLEVVLHRLNLFESITVELKSDKIVVE from the coding sequence ATGGAACAGCAAGACAGAATTGACCAGCTGGTAGCAGAGAACCAGGAACTGCTCGCGCTGACGAAGCAAGCCTTTGTGAAGCGTGAAGTCGAAAAGGAATCCGTCCCCGTTGACGAGGAATGGGAAAAGTTCGCAGCGGAACACGCTGATGAATTAGAAGCCCTTGAAAAAGACGAACCACATACAGCCACTATTAAGAAACTAATGGGCATACTCCCTTACAAGGTTGCAGCAAGCATTATCGGCATCCTCTTTACGGCAGGAGTGGCTTTTGCAGCCATCCTCATCGTGCGTATGGTTAGCCATCCCAAACCGCAGACTATGCAGGCAGAGCAAACCATATCTGCCAAGCCTACATCGGTATTGCCGACAGATACCATCAAGACGGACACGACAACCACAACAATGCCCATTGTATTCGACAATGTTTCATTGGATAAGATGATGCCACAGATAGCTGCCTATTATAACAAGGAGGTGGAATTCCAGAACGAAGATGCCCGTCAGTTCCGTTTCTATTTCGTGTGGAAACAGGAAGAGACGCTCGAAGTCGTATTGCATCGGCTCAACCTCTTCGAGAGCATCACCGTAGAACTGAAGTCGGACAAGATTGTAGTAGAATAA
- a CDS encoding TonB-dependent receptor domain-containing protein, which translates to MKRVIILLLFISVAISVKAQRVTREYNNVSLSEALRQLNEQTEDYTISFLYNELEDFHITTSVHRKNVPDAIRQMIGFYPIRMTIEDREIIVECPQKTAPRYKGTIIDEQGQPIAYANIALLSPQDSTLITGGVSNESGLFVIPCTESPVLARVSFVGYKTIYKLCETTNAGVIRIKSDTYTLKNVTVKGYKPTMKMISGGMEIDVQNTLLADAGSALDVLSQLPRVNVTSNGGVEVFGKGKPEIYINGKKMRNKGELEQLTSKDIKSVEVITMPGARYDATLGSVIRINTIKRRGDGFSLYSIARGSYFHEFANAAGVSITYRKNGLEMNFYPYFVSNYTGEDNNFGNILHMTDYDAKTMQHGLFTDRTQSFVPDFKLSYDFDANHSIGASYRYQTTLKYDNTFHSDYTVHHNDILQGYVSQTADHNWDVTSHNANAYYIGKIGQWDINADGSFVHTTVKRGQHINEQSKEFEDRTVNTSSTQDSRLYAGKLIATYKLPKGEVSFGTELTHSHVDADNHNPEGYIAESDNEIQESNYAGFASYGLQLGHWSLETGVRFEYVHSDYYSYGVKDADVSRRYSGFFPNLSASWNKGKWGMQFAYAKKTRRPAYGQLRSYQQYDNRYAYEGGSPDLQPAINHMLEAMLNWKWLNFSLGYTYTKDYMLWKNDIYNEQEVAYAHWINIDHKQEVSASLVLQPKFGWYQPQMEMDYYQQFFDAKRYGYVSNLRRPAFHLDLNNKFVINKSCWLALRGNYSCAHDNMSQEVDAFWYVSAHAYKSFFNGALAFNLTINDIFNTNMERWKMRTHSVEISKDCNNHSMTRGIRLQVTYDFNTTRSKYKGTGAGNAEKNRL; encoded by the coding sequence ATGAAAAGAGTCATAATACTTCTGCTATTCATAAGTGTAGCTATTTCGGTAAAAGCCCAAAGAGTCACACGCGAATATAATAATGTGTCGCTCAGCGAGGCCCTGCGCCAACTGAACGAGCAGACCGAGGACTACACCATCAGTTTCCTCTACAACGAACTGGAGGACTTCCACATCACCACTTCGGTACACCGCAAGAACGTGCCCGACGCCATCCGTCAGATGATAGGTTTCTATCCCATCCGCATGACCATTGAGGACAGGGAAATCATCGTGGAATGCCCGCAGAAGACAGCCCCTCGATACAAAGGAACTATCATTGACGAGCAAGGCCAGCCCATAGCCTATGCCAACATCGCCCTGCTCTCACCTCAGGACTCTACGCTGATTACCGGTGGAGTCTCTAATGAAAGCGGCCTCTTCGTCATCCCATGTACAGAAAGTCCCGTCCTTGCCCGGGTATCATTCGTCGGCTACAAGACTATTTATAAGTTATGCGAGACAACGAATGCCGGAGTAATCAGGATAAAGTCTGACACTTATACGCTGAAGAATGTGACAGTGAAGGGTTACAAGCCAACTATGAAAATGATTTCGGGTGGTATGGAGATTGATGTGCAGAACACGCTGTTGGCTGATGCAGGTTCTGCCCTTGACGTGCTCTCGCAACTGCCACGTGTCAATGTAACATCTAATGGGGGCGTGGAAGTGTTCGGCAAAGGCAAGCCAGAGATTTACATCAACGGCAAAAAGATGCGCAACAAGGGCGAACTGGAGCAACTGACCTCAAAGGACATCAAGTCTGTGGAGGTCATTACGATGCCTGGCGCACGATATGATGCCACATTAGGCTCCGTCATACGTATCAACACTATCAAACGGCGCGGTGACGGTTTCAGCCTCTACAGCATAGCAAGAGGAAGTTATTTCCACGAGTTCGCCAATGCGGCAGGCGTGTCGATAACCTATCGGAAGAACGGACTGGAGATGAACTTCTACCCCTATTTCGTAAGCAACTACACTGGCGAGGACAACAATTTCGGCAACATCCTCCACATGACCGATTATGACGCCAAGACCATGCAGCACGGCTTGTTCACCGACCGCACACAATCCTTCGTGCCCGACTTCAAGCTCAGTTATGACTTCGATGCCAACCACTCCATCGGTGCATCCTACCGCTATCAGACGACACTGAAATACGACAACACGTTTCATTCTGACTATACCGTTCATCACAATGACATCCTGCAAGGCTACGTGAGCCAGACAGCCGACCACAATTGGGACGTGACTTCTCACAATGCCAATGCTTATTATATAGGAAAGATTGGCCAATGGGACATCAATGCCGACGGCTCGTTTGTACACACAACCGTCAAACGCGGACAGCACATCAACGAGCAGAGCAAGGAGTTTGAGGACCGCACGGTGAACACATCATCCACACAGGACAGCCGCCTCTATGCTGGCAAACTGATAGCTACCTACAAGTTACCTAAAGGCGAAGTTTCCTTTGGTACGGAGCTGACCCACTCTCATGTGGATGCCGACAACCACAATCCAGAAGGCTATATCGCAGAATCCGACAATGAGATTCAGGAAAGCAACTATGCAGGCTTCGCTTCCTACGGTCTGCAGTTGGGACATTGGTCATTAGAGACAGGCGTACGTTTTGAATACGTTCATTCCGATTACTACTCTTACGGAGTTAAGGATGCTGATGTCAGCCGACGTTATAGCGGATTTTTCCCCAACCTCTCGGCATCGTGGAATAAGGGGAAGTGGGGGATGCAGTTTGCGTATGCCAAGAAGACACGCCGCCCGGCCTACGGTCAGCTCCGCAGTTATCAGCAGTACGATAACCGTTATGCCTATGAGGGTGGTAGTCCTGACCTACAGCCAGCCATCAACCACATGCTGGAAGCGATGCTCAACTGGAAATGGCTGAACTTCAGCCTCGGTTATACCTACACCAAGGACTATATGCTGTGGAAGAATGACATTTATAATGAGCAGGAAGTAGCCTATGCCCATTGGATTAACATCGACCATAAACAGGAAGTAAGTGCCTCACTTGTGCTTCAGCCAAAATTTGGTTGGTATCAACCGCAAATGGAAATGGACTATTATCAGCAATTCTTCGATGCCAAGCGTTATGGCTACGTGAGCAATCTGCGTCGCCCTGCTTTTCACCTCGACTTGAACAACAAATTTGTCATCAACAAGTCTTGCTGGTTGGCGCTTCGCGGAAATTATTCTTGCGCACACGATAACATGTCGCAGGAAGTGGATGCCTTCTGGTACGTCAGTGCACATGCATACAAGAGTTTCTTCAATGGCGCACTGGCCTTTAATCTCACCATCAACGACATCTTCAACACCAATATGGAACGATGGAAGATGCGCACGCACAGCGTTGAGATAAGCAAGGACTGCAACAACCATAGTATGACTCGTGGTATCAGACTGCAAGTAACCTACGACTTCAATACCACACGCAGCAAGTACAAAGGCACAGGTGCTGGTAATGCAGAAAAGAACAGATTATAA